One window from the genome of Gloeomargarita sp. SRBZ-1_bins_9 encodes:
- a CDS encoding iron-containing alcohol dehydrogenase family protein: MANELLVAPGRVLRGRQLLSHYGQELLSLGRRWLLVGGPTALSLVQPQLQAVGITPVQVAVIKECTEVARQSLGEAIRAERIEGVLACGGGKALDGGKLVAHDQGIPVVTIPTSAATCAAWTALSNVYSEGGAFLYDVPLRQCPIWLLLDYDLVQRAPRRTLVAGIGDALAKWYEASVSARQVPDTPVLMAVQQARVLRDVLVQKAVAALDQPGSAVWEQVVDATVLMAGLVGGLGGAPCRTVAAHAVHNGLTHWPVTHCWLHGEKVAFGILVQLRLEEMQGQRLAAIARTQLLTLYRQIGLPCSLADLGLGDWTPQELQALAERICHPRSDIHRLPFAVTPAQVVEAMRTTTQAWPPQTASYGIS; this comes from the coding sequence ATGGCGAACGAATTACTGGTGGCTCCTGGGCGGGTGCTCCGGGGGCGGCAACTGCTGAGTCACTACGGTCAGGAGTTGCTTTCCCTGGGGCGACGGTGGCTGCTGGTGGGGGGACCGACGGCCCTGTCGCTGGTGCAACCCCAACTCCAGGCGGTAGGAATTACCCCGGTCCAGGTGGCCGTAATCAAGGAATGTACCGAGGTGGCCCGGCAATCCCTGGGAGAAGCTATCCGCGCTGAGCGTATTGAAGGGGTCCTGGCCTGTGGTGGGGGTAAGGCGCTGGATGGAGGGAAACTGGTGGCCCACGACCAGGGGATACCGGTGGTGACCATCCCCACGTCGGCGGCAACCTGCGCGGCTTGGACGGCCCTGAGCAATGTTTATTCCGAAGGGGGAGCTTTTCTGTACGATGTGCCCCTGCGCCAGTGTCCTATCTGGTTGCTGCTGGACTATGACCTGGTGCAAAGGGCGCCCCGGCGAACCCTGGTGGCGGGGATTGGGGATGCCCTGGCCAAGTGGTACGAAGCGTCGGTAAGCGCCAGACAGGTGCCGGATACGCCGGTGCTGATGGCGGTGCAACAGGCCCGGGTTTTGCGGGATGTGCTTGTGCAAAAGGCGGTGGCGGCCTTGGACCAACCGGGCAGCGCGGTCTGGGAACAGGTGGTGGATGCGACGGTGCTGATGGCGGGTTTGGTGGGGGGGTTGGGGGGCGCACCCTGCCGAACGGTGGCGGCCCATGCGGTGCACAATGGCTTAACCCACTGGCCGGTGACCCACTGCTGGTTGCATGGGGAAAAGGTGGCTTTTGGCATTTTGGTGCAGTTGCGGCTGGAGGAAATGCAGGGACAGCGCTTAGCGGCTATTGCTCGGACCCAGTTGTTGACCCTGTATCGGCAAATCGGCTTGCCCTGCTCGTTGGCGGATTTGGGTTTGGGGGACTGGACGCCCCAGGAGTTGCAGGCTCTGGCGGAACGGATTTGTCATCCCCGGAGTGATATTCACCGTTTGCCTTTTGCCGTGACCCCGGCTCAGGTGGTAGAAGCTATGCGTACCACGACCCAGGCCTGGCCCCCCCAAACCGCCAGCTATGGCATCTCCTAA
- a CDS encoding phosphotransacetylase family protein translates to MARRFLFVGSTQAYSGKSTAILGIGRQLQAKHWRIGYGKPVGHSQVTTEPVALDMDGQLAAQVLQLPPDCLAPTLVFLQDWLKQPERLLQAPSLTAALSAYRNLTALDALLLEAPANFHEGYCFGLELARMMQTLNGAVLLVVRVESLLVVDELLMAQAQLGSRLLGVILNAVPANQPAVPEILVPMLEQRGIPVLGVLPRSRLLRSVRVGELAQQLQAQVLCCPDRLDLLVEHLSIGAMSVNAALDYFRQGVNMVVITGSGRTDIQMAALEASTQCLVLTGPNDPDPMVVARAEEMEVPILRVDMDTLTAVEIIERAFERVRLQEPVKIQYVQQMIAQHLHLDRLLHLWDAVCPG, encoded by the coding sequence GTGGCTCGGCGTTTTTTGTTTGTTGGTTCGACTCAAGCCTACAGTGGCAAGTCCACCGCTATTTTGGGGATTGGGCGGCAGTTGCAGGCGAAGCATTGGCGCATCGGTTATGGCAAGCCGGTCGGCCACAGCCAAGTAACCACGGAGCCGGTGGCGTTGGATATGGATGGGCAATTGGCGGCTCAGGTGCTCCAGTTACCGCCTGACTGTCTGGCCCCAACGTTGGTGTTTTTACAGGATTGGCTCAAGCAACCGGAACGTCTGCTCCAGGCACCATCCTTAACGGCGGCTTTAAGTGCTTACCGGAATCTGACGGCCTTGGATGCCCTGTTGTTGGAGGCGCCGGCCAATTTCCATGAGGGTTACTGTTTTGGGTTGGAGCTGGCCCGCATGATGCAGACGCTCAACGGGGCGGTTTTGTTGGTGGTGCGGGTGGAATCCCTGCTGGTGGTGGATGAGTTGCTCATGGCCCAGGCTCAGCTCGGCTCCCGCCTGCTGGGGGTGATTTTGAACGCGGTACCGGCCAACCAACCGGCGGTGCCAGAAATCCTGGTGCCCATGCTGGAGCAGCGGGGGATTCCGGTGCTGGGGGTCCTGCCCCGGAGCCGTTTGTTGCGCAGTGTGCGGGTGGGGGAATTGGCCCAACAACTGCAAGCGCAGGTGCTCTGTTGCCCGGACCGGTTGGATTTGCTGGTGGAACACCTGTCCATTGGGGCCATGAGTGTCAATGCTGCCTTGGATTACTTTCGCCAGGGGGTCAATATGGTGGTCATCACCGGCAGTGGGCGCACGGATATTCAAATGGCAGCCCTGGAGGCGTCCACCCAATGTTTGGTTTTGACGGGTCCCAATGACCCCGACCCCATGGTAGTGGCCCGCGCCGAAGAAATGGAGGTGCCCATTCTGCGGGTGGATATGGATACCTTGACGGCGGTGGAAATTATTGAGCGGGCCTTTGAGCGGGTGCGTTTGCAGGAGCCGGTGAAAATTCAGTACGTGCAGCAGATGATCGCCCAGCATTTGCACCTGGACCGTTTGTTGCACCTGTGGGATGCGGTATGCCCAGGGTGA
- a CDS encoding TIGR02450 family Trp-rich protein: MGSAGTAQQPAWGWRHFQVKFVFVAMVAVCDPQVWFWLNAQQLRNRCLWQPGWQSLQKMPP; encoded by the coding sequence GTGGGTTCTGCTGGGACGGCCCAGCAGCCAGCGTGGGGTTGGCGCCATTTCCAGGTGAAATTTGTGTTTGTGGCAATGGTGGCCGTCTGTGACCCCCAGGTGTGGTTTTGGCTCAATGCCCAGCAACTGCGCAACCGGTGTTTATGGCAGCCCGGCTGGCAATCCCTACAAAAAATGCCCCCTTGA
- a CDS encoding thioredoxin family protein — protein sequence MARTPSTMLELGTPAPDFALPDVVTGQTISLSSFADKSALLVMFICRHCPYVKHIQHELAKLGQDYKDKDIGIVAISSNDAEKYPDDRPESLKEMAQELGFTFPLCYDETQEVAKAYRAACTPDFYLFDRERKLVYRGQFDDSRPGNDLPVTGKDLRAAIDAVLSGQPVSPDQKASLGCNIKWKPGNEPDYYKAA from the coding sequence ATGGCACGCACACCCTCGACGATGTTGGAATTAGGCACACCAGCGCCGGATTTTGCCCTGCCGGATGTGGTGACAGGTCAGACCATTAGTCTGAGCAGCTTTGCCGACAAAAGCGCCCTACTGGTGATGTTTATCTGCCGTCACTGCCCCTACGTCAAACATATCCAACATGAGCTGGCGAAACTGGGGCAGGACTACAAAGACAAAGACATTGGCATTGTGGCCATCAGTTCCAACGATGCGGAAAAGTATCCCGACGACCGGCCCGAATCTTTGAAAGAAATGGCCCAGGAATTGGGGTTTACCTTCCCCTTGTGCTATGACGAGACCCAGGAGGTGGCCAAGGCCTATCGTGCCGCCTGCACCCCCGATTTCTACCTATTCGACCGGGAGCGGAAGCTGGTCTATCGCGGCCAATTTGACGACAGCCGCCCGGGCAATGACCTACCGGTGACGGGAAAGGACCTACGGGCTGCTATTGATGCGGTCTTAAGCGGTCAACCGGTCTCTCCTGACCAAAAGGCCAGCCTGGGGTGCAACATCAAATGGAAGCCCGGCAACGAACCTGATTACTACAAAGCGGCGTGA
- the glyQ gene encoding glycine--tRNA ligase subunit alpha → MYFQDLIAALHDFWGAQGCVIGQPYDLEKGAATMSPHTFLRALGPEPWAVAYAEPCRRPGDGRYGENPNRLQHYFQYQVLIKPSPPDIQDIYLASLQRLGIAPAEHDIRFVEDNWESPTLGAWGVGWEVWLDGMEITQFTYFQQCGSIDCQPVSVEITYGLERLAMYLQNVDTIWDIRWNAQVTYGDLYRHSEVEQCTYNFQAADPPILFQLFTLYEKEAQHLLAQQLVAPTLDYVLKCSHTFNLLEARGVIAVTERTRYIARIRQLARQVAQLYIQQREQLGFPLLRPTGIMKAKQPV, encoded by the coding sequence GTGTATTTCCAAGACCTGATTGCTGCCCTACATGACTTTTGGGGGGCGCAGGGGTGTGTAATCGGCCAACCCTACGACCTGGAAAAAGGCGCTGCCACCATGAGTCCCCACACGTTTTTGCGGGCCTTGGGGCCGGAACCCTGGGCCGTGGCCTATGCCGAACCCTGCCGACGACCGGGGGATGGGCGCTACGGGGAAAACCCCAACCGCCTGCAGCACTACTTCCAATACCAGGTGCTGATCAAACCCTCCCCCCCGGACATCCAAGACATTTACCTGGCGTCGTTGCAACGGCTGGGGATTGCTCCGGCGGAACACGACATTCGGTTTGTGGAGGACAACTGGGAGTCACCGACGTTGGGCGCCTGGGGCGTAGGCTGGGAGGTCTGGCTCGACGGCATGGAAATCACCCAATTTACCTACTTCCAGCAGTGCGGCAGCATTGACTGTCAACCCGTGTCCGTGGAAATCACCTATGGGCTGGAGCGCCTGGCCATGTATTTGCAAAATGTGGACACCATTTGGGACATCCGCTGGAACGCCCAGGTGACCTACGGAGACCTTTACCGGCACAGCGAAGTGGAGCAATGTACCTACAATTTTCAGGCTGCCGACCCCCCAATTCTCTTCCAACTTTTCACGCTGTATGAAAAAGAGGCCCAGCACCTGTTAGCCCAGCAGTTGGTGGCCCCCACTTTGGATTACGTGCTCAAATGCTCCCACACCTTCAACCTGCTGGAGGCGCGGGGGGTGATTGCCGTGACCGAGCGCACCCGTTACATCGCCCGCATTCGCCAGTTAGCTCGCCAGGTGGCCCAACTGTACATCCAGCAGCGGGAACAATTGGGGTTTCCCTTGCTGCGGCCAACCGGCATAATGAAAGCGAAGCAACCGGTTTAG
- a CDS encoding four-carbon acid sugar kinase family protein, whose translation MPRPKLVVLDDDPTGSQTVHSCLLLLRWDPATLQTAWADASPLFFILGNTRACTPDKAAQITREICCHLRQVVGERLLDQAMIISRSDSTLRGHYPLEVEVLNEELGPFDGHLLIPAFIEGGRITRNSTHYLLVNGQPVPVDQTEFARDTVFGYPSAYLPAYVEYKTGGRIRQEQVLRLTLEHIRSGRTEDLLLGLQNNACAVVDAETEEDLQRVAQALYRLQQQGKRLLLRSAAGIVRALAQLPPQPVAPAAMSTYVQGQRPGVVVVGSHVQLSTQQVEHLLRQPGVQGIELAITGLLQGQTPAEVVAQVLPQITQALHQGLTPVIYTPRQELTFPDQETRLHFGAQVAQTTALLVQQLPPDIGFLVSKGGITSNTILSDGLQLTAVRLLGQIAPGINVIRTPADHPRFPQLPVVIVPGNVGGPEVLTTIVQRLDPRQA comes from the coding sequence ATGCCCCGCCCCAAATTAGTAGTTCTGGACGACGACCCCACCGGCTCCCAAACGGTGCACAGTTGTTTGTTGCTGCTGCGTTGGGACCCCGCAACCCTACAAACCGCCTGGGCCGATGCGTCTCCGTTGTTTTTCATCTTGGGTAATACCCGTGCCTGTACCCCCGACAAGGCCGCCCAAATCACCCGGGAAATTTGTTGCCACCTGCGCCAAGTGGTAGGGGAGCGTCTCCTGGACCAGGCCATGATCATCAGCCGCTCGGATTCCACCCTGCGGGGCCACTATCCCCTGGAGGTGGAGGTCTTGAACGAGGAGCTGGGGCCGTTTGACGGACACCTGCTGATTCCCGCTTTTATTGAAGGGGGTCGGATCACCCGCAATAGCACCCACTACCTGCTCGTCAACGGCCAGCCGGTGCCAGTCGACCAGACTGAATTTGCCCGGGATACCGTCTTTGGCTACCCCTCGGCCTACCTGCCGGCCTACGTGGAGTACAAAACGGGGGGGCGTATCCGCCAAGAGCAGGTGCTACGCCTGACGCTCGAACACATCCGGTCGGGGCGCACAGAGGACCTGCTGCTGGGGTTGCAGAACAATGCTTGTGCCGTGGTGGATGCCGAGACGGAGGAGGATTTGCAGCGGGTGGCCCAGGCCCTGTACCGGCTGCAGCAGCAAGGGAAACGTTTACTGTTGCGTTCGGCAGCAGGGATTGTCCGTGCCCTGGCCCAATTGCCCCCCCAACCGGTCGCGCCGGCAGCCATGTCAACCTACGTGCAAGGACAACGGCCGGGTGTGGTGGTGGTGGGTTCCCATGTGCAGTTATCCACCCAGCAGGTTGAGCATCTGTTGCGCCAGCCAGGGGTGCAGGGCATCGAACTGGCCATTACGGGTTTGTTACAGGGACAGACGCCGGCGGAGGTGGTGGCCCAGGTATTGCCCCAGATTACGCAAGCCTTACACCAGGGGTTGACCCCCGTCATCTACACCCCGCGCCAGGAGTTAACCTTTCCCGACCAGGAGACCCGCTTACACTTTGGCGCCCAGGTAGCCCAGACCACGGCCCTGCTGGTGCAACAACTCCCCCCCGACATCGGTTTTTTGGTGAGCAAGGGGGGCATTACCTCCAATACCATCCTCAGCGATGGGTTGCAGTTGACAGCGGTGCGCCTGCTGGGGCAAATTGCGCCGGGGATCAATGTCATTCGCACGCCCGCCGACCATCCCCGTTTTCCCCAGCTGCCGGTGGTCATTGTCCCCGGTAACGTAGGCGGCCCCGAGGTGCTGACGACCATCGTGCAGCGGTTAGACCCCCGGCAGGCCTAG
- a CDS encoding YbaB/EbfC family nucleoid-associated protein yields MTQGKGFGFGLGKMKEFAEALKKAQQVQEGAIQMQQELDAMEIVGEAAEGLVKVVLSGNQEPRRVEIAPDALQKSAEELSQLVYAALRAAYDESTTTMKRKMDELTGNLGLPGV; encoded by the coding sequence ATGACGCAGGGCAAAGGCTTTGGCTTTGGGCTGGGCAAGATGAAGGAGTTTGCCGAGGCCCTCAAAAAAGCGCAGCAGGTGCAAGAGGGGGCCATCCAGATGCAGCAGGAACTGGATGCCATGGAAATTGTGGGGGAAGCGGCCGAGGGCCTGGTGAAGGTGGTGCTTAGCGGCAACCAAGAACCCCGCCGCGTAGAAATTGCCCCCGATGCGCTGCAAAAAAGCGCCGAAGAACTGTCCCAGTTGGTGTATGCGGCATTGCGGGCTGCCTACGACGAATCCACTACCACCATGAAGCGCAAGATGGACGAACTCACGGGCAACCTAGGCCTGCCGGGGGTCTAA